In Microbacterium esteraromaticum, the following proteins share a genomic window:
- a CDS encoding MarR family winged helix-turn-helix transcriptional regulator, with protein MSDHVSSETQIINALRQYQEADSAMHARARAASSMSDNEIRIIQYLLTAARSDNTVTPTALAKHLGVTSASMTALLDRLERAGAIERVRHPSDRRSLVITATPLAERTVGAPVVAFQQATRQIASELSADEHAAVVGFLGKLTKAVDQAARTAAS; from the coding sequence ATGAGCGATCACGTGAGTTCCGAAACCCAGATCATCAACGCACTTCGGCAGTACCAGGAGGCCGACAGCGCGATGCACGCACGTGCTCGCGCGGCCTCGTCGATGTCCGACAACGAGATCCGGATCATCCAGTACCTGCTCACCGCGGCGCGCAGCGACAACACGGTCACGCCGACCGCGCTGGCGAAGCACCTCGGTGTCACCTCAGCGTCTATGACTGCACTGCTCGACCGTCTCGAGCGCGCCGGCGCCATCGAGCGCGTGCGCCACCCCTCTGACCGCCGCAGCCTCGTCATCACCGCGACTCCGCTCGCAGAGCGCACCGTCGGAGCCCCCGTCGTCGCCTTCCAGCAGGCGACGCGCCAGATCGCCTCCGAGCTCAGTGCAGACGAGCATGCCGCTGTCGTCGGATTCCTCGGCAAGCTCACGAAGGCCGTGGATCAGGCCGCTCGCACCGCCGCCTCCTGA